In Novosphingobium resinovorum, the following are encoded in one genomic region:
- a CDS encoding sodium/sugar symporter produces MGLATIDIAVVVIYAIGIFGLAQWVSRDKPGAGPKGSADYFLASKNLPWWAIGASLIAANISAEQIVGMSGSGYAIGLAIASYEWMAAATLLIVGKFFLPIFLRNEIYTMPQFLERRYGSGIRTLMAVFWLVLYVFVNLTSIIWLGSIAVTQVAGVNQDVALVVLGVFALLYQLRGGLKAVALTDIVQVTLLVMGGLIIAFLTLGKIGGEAGVIAGFSRLVDAAPGHFHMILAKGDPHYMDLPGISVLIGGMWIANLSYWGFNQYIIQRALAAKSIDEAQRGMLFAAFIKLIMPIIIVLPGIAAVILAPDLGKPDEAYPTMMGLLPPGLLGLVFAALVAAIIASTASKINSIATIFTLDVWAKFKGRPAGDDAVAADRKLVRVGRIVAVVAIVVAILTARPLLGSSEQAFQFIQEFTGFFTPGITVIFLLGLFWRRANEPGAISAAVASVLLSWGFKAWAPAVPFMDRMGIVFLAALALAVVVSLLTPGRPDKDTISTGDVRYATSTGFNAGAIAVVLVLCVLYAVFW; encoded by the coding sequence ATGGGACTGGCAACGATCGACATCGCAGTGGTCGTGATTTACGCGATCGGCATATTCGGGCTGGCCCAGTGGGTAAGCCGGGACAAGCCGGGTGCCGGGCCGAAGGGATCCGCCGACTATTTCCTCGCCTCGAAGAACCTGCCCTGGTGGGCCATCGGCGCTTCGCTGATCGCTGCGAACATTTCGGCCGAACAGATCGTCGGCATGTCCGGGTCGGGCTACGCGATCGGTCTTGCCATCGCATCGTACGAGTGGATGGCGGCGGCCACGCTGCTGATCGTGGGCAAGTTCTTCCTGCCGATCTTCCTGCGCAACGAGATCTACACGATGCCGCAGTTCCTGGAGCGCCGCTACGGCAGCGGCATCCGCACGCTGATGGCGGTGTTCTGGCTGGTGCTCTACGTTTTCGTGAACCTCACCAGCATCATCTGGCTCGGCTCGATCGCGGTGACGCAGGTGGCGGGCGTAAATCAGGACGTCGCGCTCGTGGTGCTGGGCGTCTTCGCGCTGCTCTACCAGCTGCGCGGCGGGCTGAAGGCCGTGGCGCTCACCGATATCGTGCAGGTCACGCTGCTGGTCATGGGCGGGCTGATCATTGCCTTCCTGACCCTGGGCAAGATCGGCGGCGAGGCCGGAGTGATCGCCGGGTTTTCGCGCCTGGTCGACGCCGCGCCGGGGCATTTCCACATGATCCTTGCAAAGGGTGACCCGCACTACATGGACCTGCCGGGCATTTCGGTGCTGATCGGCGGCATGTGGATCGCGAACCTCAGCTACTGGGGCTTCAACCAGTATATCATCCAGCGCGCGCTGGCGGCCAAGTCGATCGACGAGGCCCAGCGCGGCATGCTGTTCGCCGCCTTCATCAAGCTGATCATGCCGATCATCATCGTGCTGCCGGGCATCGCCGCCGTCATCCTCGCGCCCGATCTCGGCAAGCCGGACGAGGCGTATCCGACGATGATGGGCCTGTTGCCTCCGGGTCTGCTGGGCCTTGTCTTCGCGGCGCTGGTGGCGGCGATCATCGCGTCGACCGCATCCAAGATCAATTCGATCGCGACGATCTTCACGCTCGACGTCTGGGCCAAGTTCAAGGGCCGGCCGGCCGGGGACGACGCCGTCGCCGCAGATCGCAAGCTGGTCCGCGTGGGCCGGATCGTCGCGGTCGTGGCGATCGTGGTCGCCATCCTGACCGCACGCCCGCTGTTGGGATCGAGCGAGCAGGCGTTCCAGTTCATCCAGGAGTTCACCGGCTTCTTCACCCCGGGCATCACCGTGATCTTCCTGCTCGGCCTGTTCTGGCGCCGCGCCAACGAACCGGGCGCGATCAGCGCGGCGGTCGCCTCGGTGCTGCTGTCGTGGGGGTTCAAGGCCTGGGCGCCTGCGGTGCCGTTCATGGACCGCATGGGAATCGTCTTCCTGGCCGCGCTGGCGCTGGCGGTGGTCGTCTCGCTGCTGACGCCGGGCCGACCGGACAAGGACACCATCTCGACCGGCGACGTCCGCTATGCCACCTCTACCGGGTTCAATGCAGGAGCGATCGCCGTGGTTCTGGTGCTTTGCGTTCTTTACGCGGTGTTCTGGTGA
- a CDS encoding family 43 glycosylhydrolase — MARGNSRIAAGIAVAAITVLAAQAAAAQSDPARPVRAEVVPGAPETPYVDPDKAYLFAHMTKERYGVLYYTVSRDGLHWTQINGGKPVSEDYHGHPSIARGPDGRYYLVGNRSDEDPYIRFWVSDDLVAWKPYGTYKPDVLHVPGLPHAMQRIGAPKLFFDKLSGRFLLTWHTATVPGVPEDPERYWASQRTLYALSSDLKTFAKAPRRLFDWDMATIDTFIQPEADGSGYCAVIKDERYPSYNWTTGKTVRVSCAKDLLGPYPAPGPSISPNFREAPTVIRAPGGQDWLMYYEQYAGTSYGLSKAPRLTGPWYQVSGNSGVPEWNRYEMPDGLRHGSMIEISKAQYDVLVKAYPNPR, encoded by the coding sequence TTGGCTCGGGGCAATTCGCGCATCGCCGCAGGCATCGCCGTTGCGGCTATCACGGTTCTGGCGGCTCAGGCCGCGGCGGCGCAATCGGATCCGGCAAGGCCGGTGCGGGCAGAAGTGGTGCCGGGCGCGCCGGAGACGCCTTATGTCGATCCCGACAAGGCGTATCTCTTCGCGCACATGACCAAGGAACGTTACGGAGTGCTGTACTACACGGTCAGTCGTGACGGGCTGCACTGGACGCAGATAAACGGCGGCAAGCCGGTTTCCGAGGACTATCACGGGCACCCGTCGATCGCGCGCGGACCCGACGGACGCTATTACCTTGTCGGCAACCGCAGCGACGAGGACCCCTATATCCGCTTCTGGGTTTCGGACGACCTTGTCGCCTGGAAGCCCTACGGCACGTACAAGCCCGACGTGCTGCATGTCCCCGGCCTGCCCCACGCAATGCAGCGGATCGGCGCGCCCAAGCTGTTCTTCGACAAGCTCTCGGGCCGGTTCCTGCTGACCTGGCATACCGCGACCGTCCCTGGCGTACCCGAAGACCCCGAGCGCTACTGGGCCAGCCAGCGCACGCTCTACGCCCTGTCGAGCGACCTCAAGACCTTCGCCAAGGCGCCCAGGCGCCTGTTCGACTGGGACATGGCGACGATCGACACCTTCATCCAGCCCGAGGCGGACGGCAGCGGTTACTGCGCGGTCATCAAGGACGAACGCTATCCCAGCTACAACTGGACGACCGGCAAGACCGTGCGCGTTTCCTGCGCGAAGGACCTGCTCGGCCCCTATCCGGCGCCCGGCCCCTCGATCAGCCCCAATTTCCGCGAGGCGCCCACCGTCATCCGCGCGCCGGGCGGGCAGGACTGGCTGATGTATTACGAGCAGTATGCCGGAACCAGCTATGGCCTGTCGAAAGCGCCGCGCCTCACGGGACCATGGTATCAGGTCTCCGGAAATTCCGGCGTTCCCGAATGGAACCGCTACGAAATGCCTGACGGCCTGCGCCACGGCTCGATGATCGAGATCAGCAAGGCGCAGTACGACGTGCTGGTGAAAGCGTACCCGAACCCGCGCTGA
- a CDS encoding FadR/GntR family transcriptional regulator, with protein MTSFPHLIVDEPAAQLGRNLTYGLLDSIGRAIVTGQFENKVFPTEAELAKQHGVSRSVTREAVKMLSAKGLLSARPRQGTTVQPTSSWNLFDTDVLRWMLERQLSVDLLRQFNELRVSVEPEGAALAAQVAGDDDIARIDAGLVRMRAAESGLDDPLEADIAFHVAILRASKNPFYIQLRDVVSTALRTSIRFTNRIKGRTADVNEHAKVLDAIVARDPDAARIAMRRIIGDVLGLIEERQHQAD; from the coding sequence GTGACAAGCTTCCCCCATCTCATCGTCGATGAGCCAGCGGCACAGTTGGGCCGCAATTTGACTTACGGCCTCCTCGACAGCATAGGCCGCGCCATCGTCACGGGCCAGTTCGAGAACAAAGTCTTTCCCACCGAAGCCGAACTGGCCAAGCAGCACGGCGTCAGCCGCTCCGTCACGCGCGAAGCGGTCAAGATGTTGAGCGCCAAGGGGCTTCTCAGCGCCCGCCCGCGTCAGGGCACGACCGTCCAGCCGACGTCTTCATGGAACCTGTTCGACACCGACGTCCTGCGCTGGATGCTCGAGCGCCAGCTCTCGGTCGACCTGCTACGGCAGTTCAACGAACTGCGCGTCTCGGTAGAACCCGAAGGTGCGGCCCTTGCAGCGCAAGTCGCCGGAGATGATGATATCGCCCGGATCGACGCGGGCCTCGTACGGATGCGCGCGGCCGAAAGCGGGCTGGACGATCCGTTGGAAGCCGACATCGCCTTCCATGTCGCAATCCTGCGCGCGTCCAAGAATCCGTTCTATATCCAGTTGCGCGATGTGGTCAGCACCGCGCTGCGCACTTCGATCCGGTTCACTAACCGCATCAAAGGCCGGACCGCCGACGTCAACGAACACGCCAAGGTGCTCGACGCGATCGTCGCGCGTGACCCAGACGCGGCGCGGATCGCCATGCGCAGGATCATCGGCGATGTGCTCGGCCTGATCGAAGAACGCCAGCATCAGGCCGACTGA
- a CDS encoding Gfo/Idh/MocA family protein, protein MDVEPIKLGLVGIGKIARDQHLPAIAGNDRFVLAATASRQGRVDGVPGYYDIAEMASACPLDAVSICTPPDGRYQQALAAIEAGLHVMLEKPPATTLSQVEALVEAARAADVALFTTWHSREAAGVGPARAWLADKRIEAVRIDWKEDIRRWHPGQEWILGPGGFGVFDPGINALSITTSILPNELCVESATMDVPAGRASPIAASVQMRSAGADVRAEFDFLQTGPQTWSIEVDTDHGTLRLTEGGSVIQRPGEKEQTDLDLEYARLYERFAHLVAERAIDVDLRPLRLVADTFLIADRRSVSEFLF, encoded by the coding sequence ATGGATGTGGAGCCTATCAAATTAGGTCTCGTCGGGATCGGCAAAATCGCGCGCGACCAGCACCTGCCCGCCATCGCGGGGAATGACCGCTTCGTTCTTGCCGCCACCGCCAGCCGGCAAGGCCGTGTCGATGGCGTCCCCGGGTACTACGACATTGCAGAGATGGCTTCCGCCTGTCCGCTTGACGCGGTTTCGATCTGCACGCCGCCTGACGGTCGCTACCAGCAGGCGCTCGCCGCGATCGAAGCGGGCCTGCACGTAATGCTCGAAAAGCCGCCTGCCACGACGCTTTCTCAGGTCGAGGCACTCGTTGAAGCCGCGCGCGCTGCCGATGTCGCCCTGTTCACCACATGGCACTCGCGCGAGGCGGCAGGCGTCGGCCCGGCCCGTGCCTGGCTCGCCGACAAGCGTATCGAGGCGGTTCGGATCGATTGGAAAGAAGACATCCGCCGCTGGCATCCGGGTCAGGAGTGGATCTTAGGGCCCGGCGGTTTCGGCGTGTTCGATCCCGGCATCAACGCGCTGTCGATTACGACCAGCATCTTACCCAACGAACTTTGTGTCGAAAGCGCAACGATGGACGTGCCTGCGGGCCGCGCTTCGCCGATTGCCGCCAGCGTACAAATGCGCAGTGCCGGCGCTGACGTGCGCGCCGAGTTCGACTTTCTCCAAACCGGCCCGCAGACCTGGTCGATCGAAGTCGACACCGACCATGGCACCCTGCGCCTCACGGAGGGAGGCAGCGTGATCCAGCGCCCCGGCGAAAAAGAGCAAACGGATCTCGACCTTGAATATGCTCGCCTTTACGAGCGCTTTGCCCACCTTGTTGCCGAGCGGGCGATTGACGTCGATCTTCGGCCGTTGCGTTTGGTGGCCGATACATTCCTCATCGCCGACCGTCGCAGTGTTTCGGAATTTCTCTTCTGA
- a CDS encoding tyrosine-type recombinase/integrase, protein MNELVPVGPISPLRQRLIDDMTMRRFSRETQRNYLRDVGRFATWLGRSPHTATVEDIRRFQIEQQDAGVPAPTMNSIVAALRFFFTHTLDRPELARKLVRTAHARKIPVVLTLAEVKRLLDATTCLKHQAALSVAYGAGLRVSEVSALKVSDVDSKRMLLRIERGKGGRYRNAMLPEGLLVLLREWWRAGRQQGIMLPNGWLFPGQNATVPISTRQLYRIVVEAAEAADIAKRVGPHTLRHSFATHLLEDGVDIRVIQALLGHAKLNTTAFYTQVATKTMRAHCLA, encoded by the coding sequence ATGAACGAACTTGTTCCGGTTGGCCCGATCAGCCCGCTACGCCAGCGGCTGATCGACGACATGACGATGCGCCGGTTCTCACGCGAGACGCAGCGCAACTACCTGCGCGACGTCGGGCGGTTTGCGACTTGGCTGGGGCGCTCGCCGCACACCGCGACCGTCGAGGATATCCGGCGGTTCCAGATCGAGCAGCAGGACGCTGGCGTTCCGGCGCCGACCATGAACAGCATCGTCGCGGCGCTGCGGTTCTTCTTCACCCACACGCTCGACCGCCCCGAGCTCGCGCGCAAGCTGGTCCGCACCGCGCATGCCCGTAAGATCCCGGTGGTGCTGACCTTGGCCGAGGTGAAGCGGCTGCTCGATGCCACGACCTGCCTCAAGCATCAGGCGGCACTGTCGGTCGCCTATGGTGCCGGACTGCGCGTTTCCGAGGTCTCGGCGCTCAAGGTCAGCGACGTCGACAGCAAGCGCATGCTGCTACGGATCGAGCGCGGCAAAGGCGGGCGGTACCGTAACGCCATGCTGCCCGAAGGCTTGCTCGTGTTGCTACGCGAGTGGTGGCGCGCTGGTCGGCAGCAGGGGATCATGCTTCCGAACGGCTGGCTCTTCCCGGGCCAGAACGCGACAGTGCCGATCAGCACGCGGCAGCTGTATCGCATCGTCGTCGAGGCGGCCGAGGCAGCCGATATCGCCAAGCGGGTCGGCCCGCATACCCTGCGGCATAGCTTCGCCACGCACTTGCTCGAAGACGGTGTCGATATCCGCGTCATCCAGGCGCTGCTCGGTCACGCCAAGCTCAACACCACTGCCTTTTACACCCAGGTAGCGACCAAGACGATGCGCGCGCATTGCCTCGCCTGA
- a CDS encoding ISNCY family transposase — protein MRKVSMATRRELIEAVGARYRSADRASKGKVLDEFVAITGFHRKHAMRLLRAEPLIRETTRPERRIYNEAVRGALLVLWEASDRLCGKRLRPLIPILIEAMEGHGHLDLDPAIKARLLQMSPATIDRILRIAKGNNQKVRRRGVAGSELRRSVPIRTFSDWGDPAPGYMEADLVSHSGPVAKGSWAWTLTLTDIATGWTECAPLLVREQTLLVEVLKELRKLMPFPLLGFDSDNDSVFINETVRDYCAATEIAFTRCRPYRKNDQAWVEQKNGSVVRRLVGYRRFEGLEAAGLLAELYAAARLFVNFFQPSFKLAEKRRDGAKVHKRYHAPATPFQRLMDDPRTNEQTRERLRDLAGRLDPVRLLRDIRTAQQKLVVLADAVVLANPNETSPPPLGAFLLSLKALWQNGEARPTAVDKAPRKRERRRPDPLLQVTDQLKAWFEEEPWRTGRELLEKLQAQQPDIYPDGLLRTIQRRLKGWRTEHARALVFSHSSGQASATPVDAETILTAM, from the coding sequence ATGCGGAAGGTGAGCATGGCGACGCGAAGGGAATTGATTGAAGCTGTCGGCGCGCGGTATCGCTCGGCCGATCGCGCGAGCAAGGGTAAGGTTCTCGACGAATTCGTCGCGATCACAGGTTTCCACCGGAAGCATGCAATGCGACTCTTGCGTGCGGAGCCGTTGATCAGGGAAACGACGCGACCGGAGCGCAGGATTTACAACGAGGCGGTGCGCGGAGCGTTGCTCGTGTTATGGGAGGCCAGCGACCGCCTGTGCGGCAAGCGGTTGCGGCCGCTTATTCCGATTCTGATCGAGGCGATGGAGGGCCATGGCCACCTTGATCTCGATCCGGCGATCAAGGCGAGATTGTTGCAGATGAGCCCCGCCACGATTGACCGTATTCTTCGGATCGCGAAAGGAAACAATCAGAAGGTCCGGCGTCGCGGCGTGGCAGGATCCGAACTCAGGCGCAGTGTTCCGATCCGAACGTTCAGCGACTGGGGAGATCCGGCGCCGGGATATATGGAGGCCGACCTTGTTTCGCATAGCGGCCCGGTGGCGAAAGGGAGCTGGGCGTGGACGCTAACGTTAACGGATATCGCAACAGGCTGGACCGAATGCGCTCCGCTACTGGTTCGCGAGCAAACGTTGTTGGTGGAGGTCCTCAAGGAACTGCGCAAGCTGATGCCGTTCCCGTTGCTGGGTTTCGATTCCGACAATGACAGCGTGTTTATCAATGAGACCGTGCGGGATTACTGCGCGGCGACGGAAATCGCCTTTACCCGCTGCCGTCCCTATCGGAAGAACGATCAGGCTTGGGTCGAGCAGAAGAACGGTTCGGTTGTGCGTCGTCTAGTGGGCTATCGCCGCTTCGAGGGGCTGGAAGCAGCCGGGTTACTGGCTGAGCTGTATGCGGCGGCGCGTTTGTTCGTGAACTTTTTCCAGCCTTCATTCAAATTGGCGGAAAAGCGCCGCGACGGCGCCAAAGTCCACAAACGTTATCACGCTCCCGCGACGCCGTTCCAGCGCCTGATGGATGACCCGCGGACCAACGAGCAGACACGCGAACGGCTACGGGACCTGGCTGGCAGACTGGATCCGGTTCGACTGCTGCGAGATATCCGGACCGCGCAGCAGAAACTGGTGGTCCTGGCCGACGCCGTCGTCTTGGCAAATCCGAACGAAACGTCACCCCCACCGCTGGGGGCCTTCCTCTTGAGCCTGAAAGCTTTATGGCAGAATGGTGAGGCGCGGCCCACGGCCGTTGATAAGGCGCCGCGCAAGCGAGAGCGGCGCCGGCCGGATCCACTGCTTCAGGTTACCGACCAGTTGAAGGCCTGGTTCGAAGAGGAGCCTTGGCGTACCGGGCGCGAGTTGCTGGAGAAATTGCAGGCCCAGCAGCCGGACATTTACCCAGACGGCCTTCTGCGAACTATCCAGCGCCGGTTGAAAGGTTGGCGTACCGAACACGCGCGCGCACTTGTGTTCAGCCACTCTTCCGGACAGGCCAGCGCCACGCCAGTCGACGCGGAAACCATTCTTACGGCGATGTGA